In a genomic window of Punica granatum isolate Tunisia-2019 chromosome 6, ASM765513v2, whole genome shotgun sequence:
- the LOC116212376 gene encoding salicylate carboxymethyltransferase-like, whose product MDVESVFHMAGGVGDTSYSKNSSLQKKASDMVKHITMEAVQEVFLSLNKPNSFGMADLGCSSGPNTLSIIKDIIKSVEEAEACGVNVKFLNQCPTITTKEFRVYLNDLPTNDFNSIFKALPDFHGELKKSTRRSDLYIAASPGSFYGRLFPSGSLHFVYSSYSLHWLSKVPRALYDEQGKSTNKGCIYISESSPPTVAQAYQAQFREDFSSFLQFRSQELIPGGQMVLILLGRRGPNHIDRGNSFFWEILSRSFSTLILEGEVEKEKLDSYGVHFYAPSKDEIESEIKREGSFELTQFEMFELEREESIKGERYGWAVATTVRAVQESMIRHHFGDGIDLDKLFGIYASIVDQEMAKEEIRAVTFVLVLRKLAKE is encoded by the exons ATGGATGTGGAGAGTGTTTTTCACATGGCCGGAGGAGTTGGGGACACCAGCTATTCCAAGAACTCCTCTCTTCAG AAGAAGGCCTCCGACATGGTCAAGCACATAACAATGGAGGCAGTCCAAGAAGTGTTCCTCTCCCTGAACAAGCCCAACAGCTTCGGCATGGCCGACCTGGGCTGCTCCTCGGGGCCCAACACACTCTCCATCATCAAGGACATCATTAAATCAGTCGAAGAAGCCGAGGCATGCGGCGTCAACGTGAAGTTCCTCAACCAGTGTCCAACAATTACGACAAAGGAGTTCAGAGTTTACCTCAACGACCTCCCCACGAACGACTTCAACTCCATCTTCAAGGCCCTGCCTGATTTCCATGGGGAGCTCAAGAAATCCACGAGGAGAAGTGATCTGTACATTGCGGCTTCTCCTGGGTCGTTTTATGGGAGACTCTTCCCAAGTGGGAGCTTGCACTTTGTCTATTCATCCTACAGTCTGCATTGGCTTTCCAAG GTTCCTCGAGCTCTATATGACGAGCAGGGTAAGTCCACTAACAAAGGATGCATTTATATTTCGGAATCAAGCCCTCCAACCGTAGCACAAGCTTACCAAGCACAATTCCGAGAGGACTTCTCATCGTTCCTCCAGTTCCGATCCCAAGAGCTGATCCCTGGCGGTCAAATGGTGCTTATCTTGCTCGGAAGAAGAGGCCCTAACCACATCGACAGGGGCAACTCATTCTTCTGGGAAATACTGTCAAGATCATTCTCCACGTTAATCCTAGAG GGGGAGGTGGAGAAGGAGAAGCTAGACTCATACGGGGTGCATTTCTATGCACCTAGCAAGGATGAAATCGAGTCCGAGATAAAAAGGGAGGGATCTTTCGAGCTGACCCAGTTCGAGATGTTCGAGTTAGAGAGGGAAGAAAGCATCAAAGGAGAGAGATACGGATGGGCAGTCGCTACAACGGTCCGGGCAGTACAAGAATCAATGATCAGGCACCACTTTGGGGATGGAATTGATTTGGACAAATTGTTCGGCATTTATGCTAGTATTGTTGATCAAGAAATGGCAAAAGAAGAGATTAGGGCTGTTACCTTTGTTTTGGTTCTTAGGAAGCTGGCGAAAGAATAG